From Candidatus Methanosuratincola sp.:
CCTGATAAGGAGGGACTTCGAGAGGCTCTTCAAGGAGTTCGACGTGCTTGTCGGTCCGACNNNNNNNNNNNNNNNNNNNNNNNNNNNNNNNNNNNNNNNNNNNNNNNNNNNNNNNNNNNNNNNNNNNNNNNNNNNNNNNNNNNNNNNNNNNNNNNNNNNNGCGCTGAAGGCGAGGACCCTGATAAGGAGGGACTTCGAGAGGCTCTTCAAGGAGTTCGACGTGCTTGTCGGTCCGACGATGCCGACTCCGGCGTTCAGGATAGGGGAGAAGGTAGAGGACCCGCTCGAGATGTACATGAGCGACATAGACACCGTGTCGGCGAACCTTGCGGGTATACCGGCTATCTCGGTCCCCTGCGGTTTCGCCAACGGGCTTCCGGTCGGGCTCCAGATAATGGGCCCGCCGCTCGGCGAAGGAAAGGTAATAACAGTCGCGAGGAGGGTTGAGGAGGAGCTGGGTCTAGAGCTCAGGCCCCCCGTGTAGGGGCAATGTTGGTTTGGTCTATGGATGGTGTGTCACAATGGTCGCTGAGATGTCCGAACAGAAAGATGGGATCGTGATAGGGATCGAGGTCCACTGCCAGCTCAACAGGCTGAGGACCAAGCTCTTCTGCGGTTGCAGCACCGATTACAGGGGGAAAGCCCCGAACACAAACGTATGCGAGGTATGCCTCGGCCACCCGGGGTCCCTACCGAGGCCCAACGCCAGGGCGGTCGAGTTGGCGGTCATGGCAGGGCTTGCGCTGAACAGCACCGTAAGCGAGAAGACCTCCTTCTACAGGAAGAACTACTACTACGTGGACATGGGAAAGAACTTCCAGATCTCGATGTATGAGACGAAGGGATCAAAGACGATATGCGAGGGGGGCTACATCGACATCAACGTCGGGAGCTCCAGGAAGAGGGTCAGGATCACGAGGATACAGCTCGAGGAGGACCCTGCCAAGCTCGTGCACGTCGGTCCGATCGATCTCTCGCCTTACACACTCGTTGACTACAACAGGGCCGGGATGGCGCTGCTCGAGATAGTCACGGAGCCGGACATGTCCTCCCCCAGGGAGGCGAGGCTCTTCCTCCAGAAGCTGAGGTCGATCCTCGAGCACATAGGCGCCTTCGACGGCGGCCTGGAGGGGGCGATGAGGTGCGACGCGAACATCTCAATAGCGGGCGGCACGCGGGTCGAGATAAAGAACATATCTTCCTTCAAGGAGGTCGAGAGGGCTCTCAACTTCGAGATCTCGAGGCAGAGGAGCCTTCTTGAGAAGGGGGAGAGGGTCAGGCGCGAGACTAGGCACTGGGACGAGGTCAGGAAGGTCACGATATCCCTGAGGGAGAAGGAGGAGGAGCACGACTACAGGTACTTCCCCGAGCCGGACATACCGCCGATACGGCTGGATGCAGCGTACGTGGAGGAAATCCGGGCGAGGATGCCTGAGCTCCCAGATGCCAGGGCAGAGCGGTTTGTTAGGGAATACAACCTGCCCCAATACGACGCGCAAGTGCTGACTGCCGAAAAGAGGCTAGCGGACTTCTTCGAGGAGAGCGTGAAGATACACGGGGAGGCGAAGACGGTGAGCAACTGGATCATGAGCGACCTCCTGGGCGTCCTCCATGACAAAAACATGGACCTGGAAGAGGCGAGGATAACCCCGGAGACTTTTGCGGGCATGCTCAGCATGATAAAGGAGGGTAAGATAAGCGGGAAGATCGGAAAGATAATCCTCCCAACGCTTGTCACTACGGGGAGGAGCGCAGAGGAGGTCGTCAGGGAGAACGACCTGGCGAGGATAGCAGACAGGGAAGCGATAGAGAGGGTGGTCGAGGAGGTCTTCGCCGAGAACAGGAAGGCAGTCTCTGACGCGCTCTCGGACGAGAAGGCGGCTCACTTCCTGGTCGGGCAGGTCATGCGCAAGACCAGGGGGAAGGGGGACCCGGAGCTCGTGAACCGCTGCATAAGGGAGAGGCTCGAGCGCATGAAGAACTCGGGGGGATAGGTAGGAAAGACCGGCTCCAGGCGAAACAGAACGGAGCAGTATTCTTGGAAGCCGAGTAGAGGAGACGTCAGAAGGAGCGTACCCAGGGCGGCATCATTGCTGGAAAAGGACTTTTGGCGCGCGGGAACCGGTCCTCTTGAAGAAGAACGTAAGGAGAGCCGCAGCTGCAGATGCAGCCACGATGAAGACCGCCGTGTTGCCTGCCAGGAGGACGTTCTCCTCGTGGACAATCGGGTCGAAATTGTCCACAGAGACCTCTGACCTTACGGTCGCACGGGGCAGGTACGTCTTTACGGCAAGGGCGTAATCTCCGCCGCCAAGTTCCTCTGCAGGCTTGCCATCTATCCTGACCGAGGAGGACATGCCGGTGACCGGAGAGCCGTCATAGCTGTAAGTGAGGTGGACGCGCACCAGGCACTCGCCGGGTATTGCGGTGTCGTAATCCACACTGAAGAGGATCTCGTCGAATACAATGGAGGCGGGGGGAGCCTCCTGGACAAATCCCGTCAGATTATGCAGAGCGTCAGTGATCCGTTCCACCGAGTAGTAGTACCTCCCCGGAGAGTCCTTGATGGACGTGTCATTCAACACAAACCCCCCGACCCACTCCTCTGAATCGTATTCATAGTGCCCGGATACGCTGAAGCTGACCTGCCTGTTCACCTGGGCCCTTGTCCCAGAGGGATCGATCCTGTCTATGACTACCCTGTCGAATATCACGGAGGCCGGGGGAGCCGTGTGGGTGACCTCAGTCACGGGATTGTAGATGTCATGAACCGCAGATACATGCAACTTTGCCACACAAGAGATAGAACTTGAAACAGGAAGCTCCCAGCGGTTGAGTTCGTGGTTCCATGACGCTGGCGAGCCGTTTACGAACACGGTGCCGTTTCCTGGCGTGAATGGACTCCGGTCGTACTCGTAAAAGACCCTGAACCATACGGACTGGTTGGAGCCCACGTCCGCCCTCGGGGAGCTGCTCCCGCTCTCGTTGACCAGGAAGGAGTCTGCGATGAAACTGCTCGGGGACGACCAATCACCCATATTCCCGGCAAGGTCGGTTGCCCTTACCCTCCAGACCCACATGCCGGAGGTGACCTCCACACTGCAGTAGGTGCGGTCTGTCTCGATAAGAATTTGACCTGATGATCCCGGAGCGTTTGCATGGTCACTTATCTCCACAGTGTAAAGCGAAACGCCGCTGCCCCGGTCGGTCGACTCCCCCCAGGAGAGTGTAAGGCTCGAGTCAGTGCGCGATTCCGGTCTCGGCAGCAGGGGGACTGGTCTTGAAGGCGGCGAGTTGTCAAGGCTCACCGGCTGATCGATGTAGCCCCGGCTGCTGTAGTCAGATCCGTCGTATGCAACGGCGTAAACCTGGACGCCAGAGATCGTGAGCGGGGAGGTGTTCCACTGGAAGGTCCACGTACCTTCCCGCATCGCCGTCCTGTTGGTCCCTATAAAGCTGACCTTGTCGCCGACCGTATAGAAGAAGCTGACCTCCACAACGGTGCCGTCCAGGTCATAGGCGTTGGCGGCAAGCTCAACCGTCCCTCTTAAGAACCCCCCGCCGGCAGGGGCTATCATGTAGACCTCCGGAGGCCTGTTCTTCACATTTATTGTATTGGACCTCGTCGAGGAGAGGCCGTTGCTGTCAGTCACAGTAAGGGAGACGGAATATGAACCTGGAGATGAGAAGGTGTGGACAGGGTTCTTTGACGCGGAGTATGAGCCGTCGCCGAAAGACCAGTTCCAGCTGAGGATCGTCCCGTTGTATGAAGAAGAGCTGTCTGTGAACTGCACCGGCTCAAGGGTAAGCGGGGAGAAAGGAGACCAGCTGAAGATCACAGAGGGCCTCTGGGTTATCGCAACTGTGACTGGAGCCCAGGCCGGGACCTCCCTCGAGGAGTAGACCTGAGGAGGCGAAGGGTAGTCGGAGTATACCTCCACGTTGAATGAGGTGATCCTTGAGGGCGAGGAGCCGCTGCCCACTGACAGGAAGAACTCGCCGTTGCCAGAGTCAATGTAAGGCTTGAGCTCAGTTATGTCTATGCACATGAAGCCGGGGATCCGGGAGTTCTTCCCGGCATTCCAGAAGTCAGAGGGGGTCTTTGAGGCGAGCGGAGACTCCGGTGCCCCTACCCCAACTCTGACAGTGGCTCTGTCCAACGACCCGGTAGGGTCTAGGGTCCAGGTCGCGAGGACCAGTGGCTTGTAGGGTGTCCCGCCCCCCTTCGGGAGGTATGAGTTTGCGATGGGGGAGTTGCTGCTGATCTTGCTCATCGTGCGGTAGGTGATCCAGTAGAACCCGCCGTCTTTGAACCCTTCACCCCACGAGTTTGCAACCCTGAAGGCACCGGTGTCCCCCCCGTCCATGACGGAATCGTCGTATCCCACGATAACATTCGCGTGGTTCGGGGACCCTCCCGTGTACTCGCTGTAGGAAAGGACTGGGTCTGGGTCAAATGAGGAGTACCAAGGGATCGAGGCATCGATGTAGAAGGTCACCAGGTAACCGTCGTTTATCAATGCCTTTATCGAGTCTATGTTATCCGGACGCACTGTCGCATAACCGCCGGCCCTGTAGAGCGGGGCTTCCCTCCAAGCGGGCTCGCCCCCCCATGAGAGAAAGTCATACTGGTTGTAAGGCATCGTCGCCATGCTGGCTGACCCTATCTCAGTCACTAGCCGCATGTTACGGTCACAAAACGAGCCGGAGTCCGACCCGCCGTTGATTTTGTTGTAAGTCCACGCAGGGCTCATGACGTGGTAAGGGTTAGTCTTCACATCGGTCCAGCCGTGGATTCTGGCCTGCAGGTATGTTCCTGCGTAGTAGACGCTTGCCCAGGCGGCGCATGACCCCTGGACGCCCTGGTCTCCTATCAGGGGAAAGTAAGGGTCGAGTTCGAGCAGCCTCGAGGATGGCAACGTGGCTCCGGGAGGGGGGAGGGCATAGTCGATCACCACGCTACCGAGGAGAGCTGCCCACCCCTCTTCGTCAGGAGGCGCCAGACCAGTACCGTGCCCTCCGACAAGGAGGTTGTAACCCTTTGCCGGATCAAACGTTCCGAACCGATCCCTGAGGAGTTGTAACTCGCCAAGCGTCATGGCGTGATAGAAGTAGACGGTGCCGCCTTCTGAAACGATGGTCTGCGGGTCGTCCGAGCCCTGGATCGAAGGGATCGCCGCGACCGATAGTAAGAAGGCCAGCAGGAGAGTCAGGAACCGTGAGGGGGGGAAGCCGTGGCGCGTATCTATGGGCAACGCGATCACCCAGCCATCTTCTCGGGAGAAGAAAAATCATCCCTTTTGGACGGAGCCCCTATCGCCAAGCCAGCCCTGAATGCCCGTATGTTCTCCTCGACAGACCTGGGTATCAGCTCCCTTATCGACTGCTCCACGTATTCCGGACCGAACGGGAGCAACCCGGTCCCTGCGAGAACCCCGAGCATTACCACATTCGCCGCCATCGGGATCCCTGATGACAAGGCGACCTCGGTCGCGTCCAGCGTGATCACTCTGCCAGCGGCGATCCTTAGCGCGTCGAGTATGGCGCTTAGGGGAGGGTATTCTGCCTTACCGGTGTTAACCTCGACAGGATAAACCGTCCTCGTGCTCATTATTACGATCCCTCCTGGCTTCAGGAACTGGGATGCCGCCCTGAGCGCCTCCATCGGCTCGAGTCCGACTACTGCGTCTGCTGAGTGAGCCACTACCATGGACCCGTAGACAGCACCGATCCTGACGTGGCTCAGAACAGGCCCTCCCCTCTGGGATATCCCGAAGGTGTCGGAGACCCTTACCCTGAGGCCCGCCCTGACCGCCGCCGTGCCTAGGATCTGGGCGGCCTTGACGTTCCCCTGACCGCCGATTCCGGAGATGACAAGCTCGACCGTCTTTCCCGCGACCATCTCAAGTCCCCTCCCCAGCGCGTTCGGGCGAGAAAGCCCCCTGCGGACAGACTGAAGCGCAGACACCGCATCCGACGCAGTCTAGGGCTATGACGTATGCCTTCTTCCTCTCACGGTCGAATCCTATCGCGGGGCAGCCGAAGGCAGCCACGCATGTCCTGCAGCCTATGCACTTCTGCAGGTCCACACGGTACTTCTCGATCCTCAGCCCCTGTCTCCTCGCCCTCCTCAGGTGCTCCTGCGTGCAGAGCCGCCGGAATATCACCACGGCCGGACCCTCGAACCTTATCGCGTCCTCCATTGCCCTGACGCTCGAACTGAAGTCGTACGGGTCGACTATCCTGACGAATTCTATTCCGCAGGCTCTGCAGATCTCCTCTATCACGACCCTCTTTGTTGGCTTCTTAGTCGCGGTCTCGCCGCACCCAGGGTGGGGCTGGTACCCCGTCATCGCGGTGACCTCATTGTCAAGAACCATGACCTTGATGTTCGCCTGGTTGAAGGTGGCGTTGATGAGCGCAGGGATCCCGGCGTGGTAGAAGGTCGAGTCGCCTATCGTGGCGATCACGGGATCGGTTATCCCTGACTTTGCCACCCCGTTGGCGACGCCTATGCTACCCCCCATGCAGAAGACGTCCTGCATGAACCGGAGGGGCGGGTACATCCCCAGGGTGTAACAGCCGATGTCCCCTATCGCGACGTACCTCGCGTTTGCGGCCGTGCGGGTTGCCTTCTTCGCAGCGTAAAATGCAGCTCTGTGAGGGCACCCAGCGCACATCGACATGATACGTGGAGTGACCAGCTTTGACGAGACCTCCATCAGCTTCAGTTTCTCAGGAGGGACCTCCCTAGCCCCTAGCCCGAGCAGGGACGCCAGCGCACCGTCAACGCTTGAGAAGTTGAGTTCTCCCTCCCTGGGAAGGTGGGACGTGAGCTTTCCGAAGATCTTCAGACCAGGGAGGTCACACTTCGCGAGGGCGGCAAGGTTCCTCTCGATGTACGGCTCCCCCTCCTCGACCACCAGCACCTTCTCGAAGGAAGACGCAAAGGAGGATACCGTCTTCTCCGGGAACGGGACGGAGAGCCCGAGCTTGAGGAGCCCGACCTTCCCCATGAGCCCCCTTGAGTCGAGCGAGTCCAGGACGTACCCAACGGGCGCGGAAGAGGCGATGATGCCCAGGCCTCCCGACGGGCCGTCTTCCGGTACCTCGGATTGGAATAGCCCCGCCCTGGCTGCAGCTTCCTCCACCCTCGCGAGCTTCTCATGCTGTATCCTGTGCAACTTCGGTATTGCCTTCGGGCCCACTATGTTTCCACCCAGGACGAAGTCCCGGTAGTAGTCGTCCGAGAACCTGGGGGGCCTCTTCTCCCTCCTGACCGGGCCGAAGGTGCAGTCTCCACGCGAGTGGCATATCCTCGTTACGAGCCTGAGCATCACGGGCAGCTTTACCTCCTCGGAGAGGGAGAGGGCGTGCCCGACGTAGTCCTTCGCCTCCTGGAAGTCGGAGGGCTCCAGCGCGGGGATCTCCGCCAGCTGGGCCATGTACCTGTTGTCCTGCTCGTTGGCGGAGCTGTGCCCCGAAGGGTCGTCAGCAGAGATGATCAGGAGGCCTGCGTCGAAGCCGTGATAGACTGCGTGCATGAGCGGGTCCATTATCCAGTTTGCTCCGATGTGCTTCATCGACGCCAGGCTGCGCTTCCCGCAGAGGGCGCCGCCAATAGCGACCTCGAAGGCCACCATCTCGTTCGTGGACCACTGGACGTGCATCCCTACATCGTCGGCAACCTCCGCTAGTGTCTCAACGATCTCCGAAGACGGAGTCCCAGGGTAGGCGGCCGCGATCTCCACATTGCTCTCTACGGCCCCCCTGGCTACGGCCTCGTTTCCGAGCAGCAGATGCCTTCCGCCAGGGTCTTCCCTAGCAACAAGATGAACCATACGACGCACCACTTGACCGATAGCTGAAAAAAAGCCCAACCCCATTATAAGCTTCACTCAGCTACCCTGCAAATGGAATGGACGGGGGCAGAACCGTTTTAAAATCGGCTGGGGCATCTATTATCTCAGGGGAAAAGGTTGCCGAAGATAAAAGATGTGAGCAGAGAGAGAGGATGGCTTCTCGAGCCAGAGGCGAAGGAGCTCTGCAGGGAATACGGGCTGCCTGTCGGAGAGTGGGCGGTCGTCAGAGGGCCTGAAGAGGCAGAAATCGAGGGCGGGAGGCTGGGGTATCCTTTGGCGGCAAAGATAGTGTCACCCGATGTGGTCCACAAGTCCGATGTAGGGGGGGTGGCACTTAACGTCGACGCCTCATCCGTCGGCGACGTCTTCAGAAGGATGAAGGCGGCGGCGGAGGAAAGTGGATACAGGTTCGAAGGGGTGCTGCTTGAGAGGATGGCCCCGCCCGGTATCGAGACGATCATAGGCGCAAAGCGCGACCCGCAGTTCGGGCCTGTGCTAATGTTCGGGCTAGGAGGCATATTCGTGGAGGTCTTCAAGGACGTCTCCTTCAGGGTGGCGCCGATAGACAGGGGAGACGCGGAGGAGATGATCTCCGAGCTCAAGGCCTACCCGGTGCTGAAGGGGATAAGGGGCAGGAAGCCCTCTGACATTGAGGGGATTATCGACGCCCTCCTCAAGGTCTCGAGGATGGTCACCGAACTCGGGGAGGTCAAGGAGATAGACCTTAATCCGGTGATCGTCTACGAGAAGGGATCAAGGATAGTTGATGCAAGGATGATCCTCCAGACGCGCTGAAGTTTGCGGCCGGCTGTGCTTTTCCACCGGAGCAAGTGAGGCTCAACCCTGCCTTTTTACGGTCTTTCTTTACGTAACTCTGGACCCGG
This genomic window contains:
- a CDS encoding amidase family protein gives rise to the protein ALKARTLIRRDFERLFKEFDVLVGPTMPTPAFRIGEKVEDPLEMYMSDIDTVSANLAGIPAISVPCGFANGLPVGLQIMGPPLGEGKVITVARRVEEELGLELRPPV
- the gatB gene encoding Asp-tRNA(Asn)/Glu-tRNA(Gln) amidotransferase subunit GatB, with protein sequence MVAEMSEQKDGIVIGIEVHCQLNRLRTKLFCGCSTDYRGKAPNTNVCEVCLGHPGSLPRPNARAVELAVMAGLALNSTVSEKTSFYRKNYYYVDMGKNFQISMYETKGSKTICEGGYIDINVGSSRKRVRITRIQLEEDPAKLVHVGPIDLSPYTLVDYNRAGMALLEIVTEPDMSSPREARLFLQKLRSILEHIGAFDGGLEGAMRCDANISIAGGTRVEIKNISSFKEVERALNFEISRQRSLLEKGERVRRETRHWDEVRKVTISLREKEEEHDYRYFPEPDIPPIRLDAAYVEEIRARMPELPDARAERFVREYNLPQYDAQVLTAEKRLADFFEESVKIHGEAKTVSNWIMSDLLGVLHDKNMDLEEARITPETFAGMLSMIKEGKISGKIGKIILPTLVTTGRSAEEVVRENDLARIADREAIERVVEEVFAENRKAVSDALSDEKAAHFLVGQVMRKTRGKGDPELVNRCIRERLERMKNSGG
- a CDS encoding PKD domain-containing protein, which gives rise to MPIDTRHGFPPSRFLTLLLAFLLSVAAIPSIQGSDDPQTIVSEGGTVYFYHAMTLGELQLLRDRFGTFDPAKGYNLLVGGHGTGLAPPDEEGWAALLGSVVIDYALPPPGATLPSSRLLELDPYFPLIGDQGVQGSCAAWASVYYAGTYLQARIHGWTDVKTNPYHVMSPAWTYNKINGGSDSGSFCDRNMRLVTEIGSASMATMPYNQYDFLSWGGEPAWREAPLYRAGGYATVRPDNIDSIKALINDGYLVTFYIDASIPWYSSFDPDPVLSYSEYTGGSPNHANVIVGYDDSVMDGGDTGAFRVANSWGEGFKDGGFYWITYRTMSKISSNSPIANSYLPKGGGTPYKPLVLATWTLDPTGSLDRATVRVGVGAPESPLASKTPSDFWNAGKNSRIPGFMCIDITELKPYIDSGNGEFFLSVGSGSSPSRITSFNVEVYSDYPSPPQVYSSREVPAWAPVTVAITQRPSVIFSWSPFSPLTLEPVQFTDSSSSYNGTILSWNWSFGDGSYSASKNPVHTFSSPGSYSVSLTVTDSNGLSSTRSNTINVKNRPPEVYMIAPAGGGFLRGTVELAANAYDLDGTVVEVSFFYTVGDKVSFIGTNRTAMREGTWTFQWNTSPLTISGVQVYAVAYDGSDYSSRGYIDQPVSLDNSPPSRPVPLLPRPESRTDSSLTLSWGESTDRGSGVSLYTVEISDHANAPGSSGQILIETDRTYCSVEVTSGMWVWRVRATDLAGNMGDWSSPSSFIADSFLVNESGSSSPRADVGSNQSVWFRVFYEYDRSPFTPGNGTVFVNGSPASWNHELNRWELPVSSSISCVAKLHVSAVHDIYNPVTEVTHTAPPASVIFDRVVIDRIDPSGTRAQVNRQVSFSVSGHYEYDSEEWVGGFVLNDTSIKDSPGRYYYSVERITDALHNLTGFVQEAPPASIVFDEILFSVDYDTAIPGECLVRVHLTYSYDGSPVTGMSSSVRIDGKPAEELGGGDYALAVKTYLPRATVRSEVSVDNFDPIVHEENVLLAGNTAVFIVAASAAAALLTFFFKRTGSRAPKVLFQQ
- a CDS encoding indolepyruvate oxidoreductase subunit beta, which codes for MVAGKTVELVISGIGGQGNVKAAQILGTAAVRAGLRVRVSDTFGISQRGGPVLSHVRIGAVYGSMVVAHSADAVVGLEPMEALRAASQFLKPGGIVIMSTRTVYPVEVNTGKAEYPPLSAILDALRIAAGRVITLDATEVALSSGIPMAANVVMLGVLAGTGLLPFGPEYVEQSIRELIPRSVEENIRAFRAGLAIGAPSKRDDFSSPEKMAG
- the iorA gene encoding indolepyruvate ferredoxin oxidoreductase subunit alpha; this translates as MVHLVAREDPGGRHLLLGNEAVARGAVESNVEIAAAYPGTPSSEIVETLAEVADDVGMHVQWSTNEMVAFEVAIGGALCGKRSLASMKHIGANWIMDPLMHAVYHGFDAGLLIISADDPSGHSSANEQDNRYMAQLAEIPALEPSDFQEAKDYVGHALSLSEEVKLPVMLRLVTRICHSRGDCTFGPVRREKRPPRFSDDYYRDFVLGGNIVGPKAIPKLHRIQHEKLARVEEAAARAGLFQSEVPEDGPSGGLGIIASSAPVGYVLDSLDSRGLMGKVGLLKLGLSVPFPEKTVSSFASSFEKVLVVEEGEPYIERNLAALAKCDLPGLKIFGKLTSHLPREGELNFSSVDGALASLLGLGAREVPPEKLKLMEVSSKLVTPRIMSMCAGCPHRAAFYAAKKATRTAANARYVAIGDIGCYTLGMYPPLRFMQDVFCMGGSIGVANGVAKSGITDPVIATIGDSTFYHAGIPALINATFNQANIKVMVLDNEVTAMTGYQPHPGCGETATKKPTKRVVIEEICRACGIEFVRIVDPYDFSSSVRAMEDAIRFEGPAVVIFRRLCTQEHLRRARRQGLRIEKYRVDLQKCIGCRTCVAAFGCPAIGFDRERKKAYVIALDCVGCGVCASVCPQGAFSPERAGEGT
- a CDS encoding acetate--CoA ligase family protein, translating into MPKIKDVSRERGWLLEPEAKELCREYGLPVGEWAVVRGPEEAEIEGGRLGYPLAAKIVSPDVVHKSDVGGVALNVDASSVGDVFRRMKAAAEESGYRFEGVLLERMAPPGIETIIGAKRDPQFGPVLMFGLGGIFVEVFKDVSFRVAPIDRGDAEEMISELKAYPVLKGIRGRKPSDIEGIIDALLKVSRMVTELGEVKEIDLNPVIVYEKGSRIVDARMILQTR